The following are from one region of the Sandaracinus amylolyticus genome:
- a CDS encoding DUF692 domain-containing protein, whose translation MVTNATISDSSIPQLGVGLQFNPEIYDWFPFARHQVDAYEVLLDAVMAPLDGRVVMVPGGAEQLESLAKLAPLVAHSNYGCDFGFDPLEETPAVRRHVPIARRIASPWVSNHCFYADGSWSDIWSSPLQFSRAEVERVGRRARALSELYGTPLAHENAAYYVACPGSEMREAEFLAALVDRAGTHLHLDLHNVYTNSVNHPGFDAWEYLATIPLDRVIAIHLAGGSYHDGVYHDWHDSPVPEPVWEMLQHVLEHTRVGAVFLEFQGRGHHDATRVLDRERDLDMILADLARARRTWDAAYGQRSRRTTRSGAQPIEAREVCGGR comes from the coding sequence GTGGTCACGAACGCGACAATCTCCGACTCCTCCATTCCGCAGCTCGGTGTCGGGCTCCAGTTCAATCCCGAGATCTACGACTGGTTTCCGTTCGCGCGGCATCAGGTCGACGCGTACGAGGTCCTGCTCGACGCGGTCATGGCCCCTCTCGATGGGCGAGTCGTCATGGTTCCCGGAGGCGCCGAACAGCTCGAGTCGCTGGCGAAGCTCGCGCCGCTGGTCGCGCACTCGAACTATGGATGTGATTTCGGCTTCGACCCGCTCGAGGAGACTCCGGCGGTTCGCCGGCACGTCCCGATCGCGCGCCGAATCGCGAGCCCGTGGGTGTCCAATCACTGCTTCTATGCCGACGGCTCGTGGTCGGACATCTGGAGCAGTCCGCTCCAATTCTCGCGAGCGGAAGTGGAACGAGTCGGGCGTCGCGCGCGGGCGCTGAGCGAGCTCTACGGAACCCCGCTCGCACACGAAAATGCCGCGTACTACGTCGCTTGCCCGGGCAGCGAGATGCGCGAGGCCGAGTTCCTCGCGGCGCTGGTCGATCGCGCGGGAACGCACCTTCACCTCGATCTCCACAACGTCTACACGAACTCCGTCAATCATCCGGGGTTCGACGCGTGGGAATATCTCGCGACGATTCCGCTCGATCGCGTCATCGCCATTCACCTGGCGGGCGGCAGCTACCACGACGGCGTCTATCACGACTGGCACGACAGCCCGGTGCCCGAGCCCGTATGGGAGATGCTCCAGCACGTGCTCGAGCACACCCGCGTCGGCGCGGTGTTCCTCGAGTTCCAGGGTCGTGGCCACCACGACGCGACGAGAGTGCTCGACCGCGAGCGCGACCTCGACATGATCCTCGCCGACCTCGCGCGCGCACGGCGCACGTGGGACGCGGCGTACGGGCAGCGCAGCCGTCGAACGACGCGCAGTGGAGCGCAACCGATCGAAGCACGAGAGGTCTGCGGTGGACGCTGA
- a CDS encoding ATP-binding cassette domain-containing protein, with protein sequence MMRWLAPEVVQTSSMDCGPAALKCLLEGFGVHVGYGRLREACHTDVDGTSIDTLEEVARALGLDAEQLLVPYDHVLVPESASLPAIVIVRLPSGFTHFVVIYRRHGPFVQVMDPATGRRWTTVTLLQRDLFQHRMPVPAAAFREYAGSREMSVVLDRRMESIGIASAERAALWATASADPGPWGIAALDAAVRVATALATAGELERGSASGIVAALARRAAEDPTVIPERMWTAYPAPDDESDEPHVIMRGAVVLRAKGMLGAARKDELEAPAAAESEVLRRALDEARPNALRELVRVLAKDGVVAPMACTIAIAMAALGALVEALLLRGLLDLGAMLPLREQRIGAVLATIGLLATTMALELPQTAMVQTLGRRLEARLRVALQTKIPRLPDRFFQSRLTSDMAQRSHSLSSLQALPRLGTSLLAAFFGLIATVIGLVWIDPAGAPIAIGSAVLAIVLPLVFVPVLSERELRVQTHLGAIARYYLDALLGITAVRAHSAERAVRREHESLLVEWQRSARSMLSAAVRVETIVALSGAALAIVLIGGYLARGGSLGGSLLVAYWALAIPTFGEQVALSARLYPHVRGTFLRLLEPLEAPEDPVPEVVASGSARGPIAIELDHVEVRAGGHRVLHEVDLAIAPGQHVAIVGQSGAGKSSLLATLLGFYSPIHGEVRVDGVALDATRLALLRREVAWIDPAVQLWNRSLLANLRYGADDPAVAPGSVLDEAQLLPILERLPDGLAAALGEGGALLSGGEGQRVRAARAFLRSNVRLALLDEPFRGLDREARRALTDNARRIFRSATLLAVTHDVRDTSSFDRVLVIEDGEVIEDGTPAELLAVEGSRYRALFDADVALADRLWGEDVFRRIRVSRGELREETAP encoded by the coding sequence ATGATGCGGTGGCTCGCGCCCGAGGTCGTGCAGACGTCGTCGATGGACTGCGGTCCTGCGGCCCTGAAGTGCCTGCTCGAAGGCTTCGGCGTGCACGTGGGCTACGGGCGACTGCGCGAGGCCTGTCACACCGACGTCGACGGCACGTCGATCGACACGCTCGAGGAGGTCGCGCGCGCGCTCGGGCTCGACGCCGAGCAATTGCTCGTTCCTTACGATCACGTGCTCGTGCCGGAGAGCGCGTCGCTGCCCGCGATCGTGATCGTGCGGCTCCCGAGTGGGTTCACCCACTTCGTCGTGATCTATCGCCGTCACGGGCCCTTCGTGCAGGTGATGGATCCCGCGACCGGACGCCGCTGGACGACGGTCACGCTGCTCCAGCGCGATCTCTTCCAGCATCGGATGCCGGTTCCCGCGGCTGCGTTCCGCGAGTACGCAGGCTCGAGAGAGATGTCGGTCGTGCTCGATCGACGGATGGAGTCGATCGGCATCGCGAGCGCGGAGCGGGCCGCGCTGTGGGCGACGGCCTCGGCCGATCCCGGGCCGTGGGGCATCGCCGCGCTCGATGCCGCCGTGCGTGTCGCGACGGCGCTCGCGACCGCGGGAGAGCTCGAGCGCGGATCGGCGTCGGGAATCGTCGCCGCGCTCGCCCGTCGTGCTGCGGAGGATCCGACCGTCATCCCCGAGCGGATGTGGACCGCGTATCCCGCGCCCGACGACGAGAGCGACGAGCCGCACGTGATCATGCGGGGGGCGGTCGTGCTGCGCGCGAAGGGCATGCTCGGCGCGGCGCGGAAGGACGAGCTCGAGGCGCCGGCCGCGGCGGAGTCCGAGGTCCTGCGTCGCGCGCTCGACGAGGCACGTCCGAACGCGCTCCGAGAGCTCGTCCGCGTGCTGGCGAAGGACGGAGTCGTCGCGCCGATGGCGTGCACGATCGCGATCGCGATGGCGGCGCTCGGAGCGCTCGTGGAAGCGTTGCTGCTGCGAGGTCTGCTCGATCTCGGGGCGATGCTTCCGCTGCGTGAGCAGCGCATCGGCGCGGTGCTCGCGACGATCGGCCTCCTCGCGACCACGATGGCGCTCGAGCTGCCGCAGACCGCGATGGTGCAGACGCTCGGCCGACGACTCGAAGCGCGGCTTCGTGTCGCGCTGCAGACGAAGATCCCGCGCCTCCCCGATCGTTTCTTCCAGAGCCGGCTCACATCGGACATGGCCCAGCGGAGCCACTCGCTCTCGTCGCTCCAGGCGCTCCCGCGGCTCGGCACCTCGCTGCTCGCGGCGTTCTTCGGACTGATCGCGACCGTGATCGGCCTGGTGTGGATCGATCCGGCGGGCGCACCGATCGCGATCGGATCGGCCGTGCTCGCGATCGTCCTTCCTCTCGTGTTCGTGCCGGTGCTCTCGGAGCGCGAGCTCCGCGTGCAGACGCACCTCGGCGCGATCGCGCGTTACTACCTCGACGCATTGCTCGGGATCACCGCCGTGCGCGCGCACTCCGCCGAGCGCGCGGTGCGTCGAGAGCACGAGAGCCTGCTCGTCGAGTGGCAGCGATCGGCGCGCTCGATGCTGAGCGCGGCAGTGCGCGTCGAGACAATCGTCGCGCTCTCGGGCGCGGCGCTCGCGATCGTGCTGATCGGCGGATATCTCGCGCGCGGAGGCTCGCTCGGGGGCTCGCTGCTCGTCGCGTACTGGGCGCTCGCGATTCCGACGTTCGGAGAGCAAGTGGCGCTCTCGGCGCGTCTCTATCCTCACGTGCGCGGCACGTTCTTGCGGTTGCTCGAGCCCCTCGAGGCGCCCGAGGATCCCGTGCCCGAGGTCGTCGCGAGCGGCTCGGCGCGAGGGCCGATCGCGATCGAGCTCGATCACGTCGAGGTGCGCGCGGGTGGCCATCGGGTGCTGCACGAGGTCGATCTCGCGATCGCGCCGGGCCAGCACGTCGCGATCGTCGGGCAGTCGGGCGCGGGGAAGAGCTCGCTGCTCGCGACGCTGCTCGGGTTCTACAGTCCGATCCACGGCGAAGTGCGTGTCGACGGCGTCGCGCTCGATGCGACGCGCCTCGCGCTCCTGCGCCGCGAGGTCGCGTGGATCGACCCCGCGGTGCAGCTCTGGAATCGATCGCTCCTCGCGAATCTCCGCTACGGCGCGGACGACCCCGCGGTCGCGCCGGGGAGCGTGCTCGACGAGGCGCAGCTCCTTCCGATCCTCGAGCGTCTGCCCGATGGGCTCGCGGCTGCGCTCGGGGAAGGCGGCGCGCTGCTCTCTGGCGGCGAGGGACAACGCGTGCGCGCCGCGCGAGCATTCTTGCGCTCGAACGTGCGGCTCGCGCTCCTCGACGAGCCGTTCCGCGGGCTCGACCGCGAAGCGCGGCGCGCGCTGACCGACAACGCGCGGCGCATCTTCCGGAGCGCGACGTTGCTCGCGGTGACCCACGACGTGCGCGACACCTCGAGCTTCGATCGCGTGCTGGTGATCGAGGACGGAGAGGTGATCGAGGACGGGACGCCGGCCGAGCTGCTCGCGGTCGAGGGATCTCGATATCGCGCGCTCTTCGACGCCGACGTCGCGCTCGCCGATCGGCTCTGGGGCGAGGACGTCTTTCGTCGGATCCGGGTCTCGCGCGGCGAGCTGCGTGAGGAGACGGCGCCGTGA
- a CDS encoding alkaline phosphatase family protein → MADDKLRISRRTALQGITAAVGATALGCGGGEDGGGDAGAHFPTDAGNGQRDAQLDDAATIDAGPGDAGRPDPCAETSSLSPAELLAPIDTIVVLMMENRSFDHYLGSLRLIEGRAIDGLRGGEINPAPSGDPVAVWNLTDFTPADPPHGWDACHEQWNMGANDGFVRAHEGASQNDVMGYHVREQLPILYALADSGAICERWFCSVLGPTWPNRFYLHGATSNGIRSNLPAVGYRSIFQQLTSAGVSHANYFHDVAWAVGGYAKLTGNFGIDRFFEDAANGALPSFSIIDPQFFGAGANDDHPDHDIQLGQALISSIYSALAASPQWNRLLFVITYDEHGGFYDHVAPPTTTDERAEFRQLGFRVPSLVLGPHVRRGCAITTTFDHASVLRTLQTRFGIEPLNERMNAANDLSSCIQPSLIAAPAPPITLPRLAISRSRLLSRPPSAAHEELVAALRGVRIPAGMDRRSSGIGETEHVLRWGHELGALRVIR, encoded by the coding sequence ATGGCGGACGACAAGCTTCGTATCTCCCGGCGCACGGCGCTCCAGGGCATCACTGCGGCGGTCGGCGCGACGGCGCTCGGATGTGGCGGCGGCGAGGACGGCGGCGGCGACGCCGGAGCGCACTTCCCGACCGACGCGGGCAACGGTCAGCGCGACGCGCAGCTGGACGACGCCGCGACGATCGACGCCGGCCCCGGCGATGCCGGACGCCCCGATCCATGCGCCGAGACGAGCTCACTGAGCCCCGCCGAGCTCCTCGCGCCGATCGACACGATCGTCGTCCTCATGATGGAGAACCGCTCGTTCGATCACTACCTCGGCTCGCTGCGGCTGATCGAAGGGCGCGCGATCGACGGCCTGCGGGGCGGTGAGATCAATCCCGCGCCGAGCGGTGATCCCGTCGCGGTCTGGAACCTCACGGACTTCACGCCTGCCGATCCGCCGCACGGATGGGACGCCTGCCACGAGCAGTGGAACATGGGCGCGAACGACGGCTTCGTGCGCGCTCACGAGGGCGCCTCGCAGAACGACGTGATGGGCTATCACGTGCGCGAGCAGCTCCCGATTCTCTATGCGCTCGCCGACTCGGGCGCGATCTGCGAGCGCTGGTTCTGCTCGGTGCTCGGGCCGACCTGGCCGAACCGCTTCTATCTGCACGGCGCGACCTCGAACGGCATTCGCTCCAACCTGCCTGCCGTCGGATACCGCTCGATCTTCCAACAGCTCACGAGCGCGGGAGTCTCGCACGCGAATTACTTCCACGACGTCGCCTGGGCAGTCGGCGGATACGCGAAGCTCACCGGCAACTTCGGCATCGATCGGTTCTTCGAGGACGCCGCGAACGGTGCGCTTCCGAGCTTCTCGATCATCGATCCGCAGTTCTTCGGCGCGGGCGCGAACGACGATCACCCCGACCACGACATCCAGCTCGGACAGGCGCTGATCTCGAGCATCTATTCGGCGCTCGCCGCGAGCCCGCAGTGGAACCGACTGCTCTTCGTGATCACGTACGACGAGCACGGTGGCTTCTACGATCACGTCGCGCCTCCGACGACCACCGACGAACGTGCGGAGTTCCGACAGCTCGGCTTCCGCGTGCCGTCGCTCGTGCTCGGTCCGCACGTCCGGCGCGGATGCGCGATCACCACGACGTTCGACCACGCGTCGGTGCTGCGCACGCTCCAGACCCGCTTCGGGATCGAGCCGCTCAACGAGCGCATGAACGCAGCGAACGATCTCTCGAGCTGCATCCAGCCCTCGCTGATCGCCGCACCGGCCCCGCCGATCACGCTCCCGCGGCTCGCGATCTCGCGCTCGCGGCTGCTCTCGCGTCCTCCGAGCGCGGCGCACGAAGAGCTCGTGGCCGCCCTCCGCGGAGTCCGGATCCCCGCGGGCATGGATCGACGCTCGTCGGGCATCGGCGAAACCGAGCACGTGCTCCGCTGGGGCCACGAGCTCGGCGCGCTCCGCGTGATTCGATAG
- a CDS encoding chorismate mutase produces MSTDSLAELRRRIDEADLALLEALAARRRAVLAIADVKRRHGIAVIQPDRFLALVNDRIATGLSLGLSPAFVQTLFERIHEQAIADQLGVVCSEERASK; encoded by the coding sequence ATGAGCACGGACTCGCTCGCCGAGCTGAGGCGACGGATCGACGAGGCCGATCTGGCGCTCCTCGAAGCGCTCGCTGCGCGGCGACGCGCCGTCCTGGCAATTGCCGACGTCAAACGACGGCATGGAATCGCCGTGATCCAGCCCGATCGATTTCTCGCGCTCGTCAATGATCGAATCGCGACCGGACTGAGCCTCGGTCTGTCACCTGCGTTCGTGCAGACGCTCTTCGAGCGGATCCACGAGCAGGCGATCGCAGATCAGCTCGGTGTGGTGTGCAGTGAGGAGAGAGCTTCGAAATGA
- a CDS encoding HlyD family secretion protein: MSERLVWWIAVKWSFGSRSCETSRVGLAMRGAMLWLRLSPGRARLATHFSRSIRSLEGEHARGASLIVLGIGLVIAVWAAWAHLARVTLWDVSTDSRIESTAAAHVVGAPLTERVLAVHVELGQRVVAGDVLIELESAEILAAQRESVAMRDALAAQLAAIDEEIDAARGLVDAIGRGSRGAVAEADAERERADAEARWARVEQARIARLGSAGATSERDLARAVVEAEVHASQALAAAHATQRIAADARTRAADAVVRLESLRRERVRLRGEHAAEEAQIQRLEVELARRRIVAPVAGTVGELSELRPGSVVTEGQRLVALVPDGPLRVVGHFAAGSALGRVSPGQRAQMRMNAFPWTRFGMIELVVARVGNEPREGLVRVELDVQRAPSCIPITHGLEGSVEVAVERVSPLELVLRAVGQALDGDVYGSMGEGAR, encoded by the coding sequence TTGTCGGAGCGGCTGGTCTGGTGGATTGCGGTGAAATGGTCCTTCGGCAGTCGGTCGTGCGAAACGAGCAGAGTGGGACTGGCAATGCGGGGCGCGATGCTATGGTTGCGACTCAGTCCGGGGCGGGCGCGATTGGCGACACACTTCTCTCGATCGATTCGCTCTCTCGAGGGTGAGCACGCGCGCGGAGCTTCGCTGATCGTCCTGGGAATCGGCCTCGTGATCGCGGTCTGGGCCGCCTGGGCCCACCTCGCGCGAGTGACGCTCTGGGACGTCTCGACGGACTCGCGGATCGAGTCGACTGCCGCGGCGCACGTCGTCGGCGCTCCGCTGACGGAGCGCGTTCTCGCCGTCCACGTGGAGCTCGGTCAGCGAGTCGTCGCGGGCGACGTCCTGATCGAGCTCGAGTCGGCGGAGATCCTCGCCGCGCAGCGTGAGTCGGTCGCCATGCGCGACGCGCTCGCGGCCCAGCTCGCCGCGATCGACGAGGAGATCGACGCGGCGCGAGGGCTCGTCGACGCGATCGGCCGTGGCTCGCGCGGTGCGGTGGCCGAGGCCGACGCCGAGCGCGAGCGCGCGGACGCCGAGGCGCGGTGGGCGCGCGTGGAGCAGGCGCGCATCGCACGTCTCGGATCTGCGGGCGCGACCTCCGAGCGCGATCTCGCGCGTGCCGTGGTGGAGGCGGAGGTGCACGCGTCCCAAGCGCTCGCGGCTGCGCACGCGACGCAGCGAATCGCCGCGGACGCGCGCACGCGCGCGGCGGACGCGGTCGTTCGTCTCGAGAGCCTGCGACGCGAGCGAGTGCGCCTGCGGGGAGAGCACGCGGCGGAAGAAGCGCAGATCCAGCGGCTGGAGGTCGAGCTCGCGCGACGCCGCATCGTCGCGCCGGTCGCGGGGACGGTCGGCGAGCTCTCGGAGCTGAGGCCGGGCTCGGTCGTCACCGAAGGCCAGCGTCTGGTGGCGCTGGTCCCCGACGGTCCGCTGCGCGTCGTGGGCCACTTCGCGGCGGGCAGCGCGCTCGGTCGGGTCTCACCAGGACAGCGCGCGCAGATGCGCATGAATGCGTTTCCGTGGACGCGATTCGGGATGATCGAGCTCGTCGTCGCGCGCGTGGGCAACGAGCCGCGTGAAGGGCTCGTGCGCGTCGAGCTCGACGTGCAGCGCGCACCGAGCTGCATCCCGATCACCCACGGTCTCGAGGGCAGCGTCGAAGTGGCCGTCGAGCGCGTGAGCCCGCTCGAGCTCGTGTTGCGCGCGGTCGGCCAGGCGCTCGACGGAGACGTCTACGGATCGATGGGAGAGGGCGCGCGATGA
- a CDS encoding DHCW motif cupin fold protein, with the protein MKIESVPFTTTDLRTIAPTVHAGLRGEAIWRTFEMGNVRVRRVEYTPGYEADHWCERGHVLHVLEGTLVTHLADGRVITLTEGMTYVVAEGAEPHRSCAPSGATLFVVD; encoded by the coding sequence ATGAAGATCGAGTCGGTCCCGTTCACCACCACGGACCTGCGCACGATCGCGCCGACGGTCCACGCGGGACTCCGCGGAGAGGCGATCTGGCGCACGTTCGAGATGGGAAACGTCCGCGTGCGGCGCGTCGAGTACACGCCCGGCTACGAAGCGGACCACTGGTGCGAACGGGGCCACGTGCTGCACGTGCTCGAAGGCACGCTCGTCACGCACTTGGCCGACGGCCGCGTGATCACGCTGACCGAGGGGATGACCTACGTCGTCGCGGAAGGCGCGGAGCCGCATCGTTCGTGCGCACCGAGCGGCGCCACCCTCTTCGTCGTGGACTAG
- a CDS encoding ABC transporter ATP-binding protein yields MSDALERASWPIERVHEAMAALANRAGFTGDPVPHGIVVPARARLVGPAIDRWIERVADVLHVDAESIDSRYPETATMLASLAPAIVSIDEHEHRWLAVVGREGDRLRVLLPDHETSTFALEEVRAHVAREFDALGDQLVDGLLESAGAKARSGSRARRALRDQLVAHAHVRRAFMIRPHPSAPLRTLVREARLTSPLVSLLLAHVLGSIALVLAWVALGSGVLGGRVDPGWLAAAALLALSRVPLRALAATAQGRFAIRAARVLKQRLLWGALRIDRDAIRREGAGQLLARVLESEAVESLALDGGVASALALVELSVAAVVLALGGAYPTLVALAVVLVIGAAAIARFMRRRRAWIDARIGLTHDLVERMVGHRTRLAQEPSDRWHEEEDVALGAATSLARSSDAAELPVRALSRAYLVLAVAALAHPFIVGASQTSLATAVFGALLAQRALAALGTGVEQLARAAIGADRLAVLLRAGETRAIPGDPSLAIGPDGADESTVATLEVRGATLRYEGRLEPALKNATLRIDAKDRILCVGPSGGGKSTLAQLMAAVREPSAGLVLCQGLDTKTLGEDEWRRRIALVPQFHDNHVFAGTLGFNLLLGDRWPASNADLARAEDVCRALGLGPLIDRMPAGLMQQVGDSGWQLSHGERSRVFLARALLAQSARVLVLDESFGALDPETLEHCVHATLERAPAVMVIAHP; encoded by the coding sequence GTGAGCGATGCGCTGGAGCGCGCGTCGTGGCCGATCGAGCGGGTGCACGAGGCGATGGCCGCGCTCGCGAACCGTGCGGGTTTTACTGGCGATCCGGTACCTCACGGGATCGTGGTGCCAGCGCGGGCGCGCCTCGTCGGGCCGGCGATCGATCGGTGGATCGAGCGTGTCGCGGACGTGCTCCACGTCGATGCGGAGTCGATCGACTCGCGCTATCCGGAGACCGCGACGATGCTCGCGAGCCTGGCGCCCGCGATCGTGTCGATCGACGAGCACGAGCATCGGTGGCTCGCGGTCGTGGGACGCGAGGGCGATCGGCTTCGTGTGCTCCTGCCCGATCACGAGACGAGCACGTTCGCGCTCGAGGAAGTGCGGGCGCACGTCGCGCGGGAATTCGACGCGCTCGGCGATCAGCTCGTCGATGGACTGCTGGAGTCGGCCGGTGCGAAGGCGCGGAGTGGGTCGCGCGCACGCCGCGCGCTCCGTGATCAGCTCGTCGCGCATGCGCACGTGCGCCGCGCGTTCATGATCCGCCCGCACCCCTCGGCACCGCTGCGCACGCTCGTCCGCGAGGCGCGCCTGACGTCGCCGCTCGTGTCGCTGCTGCTCGCGCACGTGCTCGGGTCGATCGCGCTCGTGCTCGCGTGGGTCGCGCTCGGGAGCGGCGTGCTCGGTGGACGGGTCGATCCCGGGTGGCTCGCCGCAGCGGCGCTGCTCGCGCTCTCGCGGGTTCCGTTGCGCGCGCTCGCGGCGACGGCGCAGGGTCGCTTCGCGATCCGCGCCGCGCGAGTCTTGAAGCAGCGTCTGCTGTGGGGCGCGCTGCGCATCGATCGCGACGCGATTCGGCGCGAGGGCGCCGGCCAGCTCCTCGCGCGTGTGCTCGAGTCGGAGGCGGTCGAGTCGCTCGCGCTCGACGGTGGTGTCGCGTCGGCGCTCGCGCTCGTGGAGCTCTCGGTCGCTGCCGTCGTGCTCGCGCTCGGCGGCGCGTATCCGACGCTCGTGGCGCTCGCGGTGGTGCTCGTGATCGGTGCGGCCGCGATCGCGCGCTTCATGCGGCGGCGACGAGCGTGGATCGATGCGCGCATCGGTCTCACGCACGACCTCGTCGAGCGGATGGTCGGGCACCGCACGCGCCTCGCACAGGAGCCCTCCGATCGTTGGCACGAAGAGGAGGACGTCGCGCTCGGCGCCGCGACGTCGCTCGCGCGCAGCAGTGATGCCGCCGAGCTCCCGGTGCGGGCGCTGTCACGCGCATATCTGGTGCTCGCGGTCGCCGCGCTCGCGCATCCGTTCATCGTCGGTGCGAGCCAGACGTCGCTCGCGACCGCGGTGTTCGGCGCGCTGCTCGCGCAACGCGCGCTCGCTGCGCTGGGCACCGGCGTCGAGCAGCTCGCTCGCGCCGCGATCGGCGCCGATCGGCTCGCCGTGCTGCTGCGCGCCGGTGAGACCCGCGCGATCCCTGGAGATCCTTCGCTCGCGATCGGGCCCGACGGCGCCGACGAGTCGACCGTCGCGACGCTCGAAGTACGGGGCGCGACGCTGCGCTACGAGGGACGGCTCGAGCCTGCGCTGAAGAACGCGACGCTGCGGATCGACGCGAAGGACCGGATCTTGTGCGTGGGGCCCTCGGGCGGCGGAAAGAGCACGCTCGCGCAGCTGATGGCCGCAGTGCGAGAGCCGAGCGCGGGCCTCGTGCTCTGCCAAGGGCTCGACACGAAGACGCTCGGTGAGGACGAGTGGCGGAGGCGCATCGCGCTGGTCCCGCAATTCCACGACAACCACGTCTTCGCGGGCACGCTGGGGTTCAACCTGTTGCTCGGTGATCGATGGCCGGCGAGCAACGCAGATCTGGCGCGCGCGGAGGATGTCTGTCGCGCATTGGGGCTCGGGCCGTTGATCGATCGGATGCCTGCCGGTCTGATGCAGCAGGTCGGCGACAGTGGTTGGCAGCTCTCGCACGGTGAGCGCAGCCGCGTGTTCCTCGCGCGGGCGCTGCTGGCGCAGAGCGCGCGGGTGCTGGTGCTGGACGAGAGCTTCGGCGCGCTGGATCCCGAGACGCTCGAGCACTGCGTGCACGCGACGCTGGAGCGCGCTCCGGCCGTGATGGTGATCGCGCATCCGTGA
- a CDS encoding Nramp family divalent metal transporter, whose translation MALLLGPGLVWMALAQGSGELIWWPYIVAKYGLAFLFLLVPACLLQFPVTFEIARYTLLTGEGILRGFIRLHRTFGIALWVLFTISFLWFGAFASAGGTAIAALTEFPRDWSQSARSLFWAQLSIVVFTIALLWARRTYRLIESFMKIVAAVSVIGMVAACLHPAVGAAAGEFVRGIVVPDFDAMRAFDREDASKLLTAVAFAGLGGFWTLFYSYWMREKGIGMAAGDAGPALPASEPDAPARLRAWHRYLSIESLTGILGNLFTTLLSCLLAFAILRPRGLMPDQFDIAVVQSEFFAASWGTAGRLLFLVIAGAFLADTWLATVDSVARIHLDAASALWPTFAKQDQQVWYRRMVLALAVITSITMYFDQPGTLIVISALIGFGGTVLYCAGLVALNHVYLRAQLPRELRSRPLAIGAIVFATVSYLLLAIVYLLVRYEIV comes from the coding sequence TTGGCGCTCTTGCTCGGTCCGGGCCTGGTCTGGATGGCGCTCGCACAAGGCAGCGGCGAGCTGATCTGGTGGCCGTACATCGTCGCGAAGTACGGCCTCGCGTTCTTGTTCCTGCTGGTCCCTGCGTGTCTCCTGCAGTTCCCAGTCACGTTCGAGATCGCGCGCTACACGCTGCTGACCGGCGAAGGCATCCTCCGCGGCTTCATCCGGCTCCATCGCACGTTCGGCATCGCGCTCTGGGTGCTCTTCACGATCTCGTTCCTGTGGTTCGGCGCGTTCGCGTCGGCGGGCGGGACCGCGATCGCGGCGCTGACCGAGTTCCCGCGCGATTGGTCGCAGAGCGCGCGGAGCCTCTTCTGGGCACAGCTCTCGATCGTCGTGTTCACGATCGCGCTCCTCTGGGCGCGCCGCACCTATCGACTGATCGAGTCGTTCATGAAGATCGTCGCGGCGGTCTCCGTGATCGGAATGGTCGCGGCCTGCCTGCATCCCGCGGTCGGCGCCGCGGCCGGTGAGTTCGTGCGCGGCATCGTGGTCCCGGACTTCGACGCGATGCGCGCCTTCGATCGCGAGGACGCATCGAAGCTCCTGACCGCCGTCGCGTTCGCGGGGCTCGGCGGATTCTGGACGCTCTTCTATTCGTACTGGATGCGCGAGAAGGGCATCGGCATGGCGGCTGGTGATGCGGGCCCCGCCCTCCCCGCGAGCGAGCCCGACGCACCCGCGCGACTCCGTGCCTGGCATCGATATCTCTCGATCGAGAGCCTGACCGGGATCCTCGGCAATCTCTTCACGACGCTGCTCTCGTGCCTGCTCGCGTTCGCGATCCTGCGGCCCCGCGGATTGATGCCCGATCAGTTCGACATCGCCGTCGTGCAGAGCGAGTTCTTCGCGGCGAGCTGGGGCACCGCGGGCCGCTTGCTCTTCCTCGTGATCGCCGGCGCGTTCCTCGCGGACACCTGGCTCGCCACCGTCGACTCGGTCGCGCGCATCCATCTCGACGCGGCGAGCGCGCTCTGGCCGACGTTCGCGAAGCAGGATCAGCAGGTCTGGTATCGACGCATGGTGCTCGCGCTGGCCGTGATCACCTCGATCACGATGTACTTCGATCAGCCGGGCACGCTGATCGTCATCAGCGCGCTGATCGGATTCGGAGGCACCGTGCTCTATTGCGCGGGCCTGGTCGCGCTCAACCACGTGTATCTGCGCGCACAGCTCCCGCGCGAGCTGCGCAGCCGCCCGCTCGCGATCGGCGCGATCGTCTTCGCGACGGTGAGCTATCTGCTCCTCGCGATCGTCTACCTGCTCGTCCGCTACGAAATCGTCTGA